The following is a genomic window from Dioscorea cayenensis subsp. rotundata cultivar TDr96_F1 unplaced genomic scaffold, TDr96_F1_v2_PseudoChromosome.rev07_lg8_w22 25.fasta BLBR01000463.1, whole genome shotgun sequence.
TCTAAtcttttcagaaaaaaaaatcaaaataaaacaccAATCAAACCTTCTCAATTATACTCTCAACACCTACGAAACAACAGATCAAGGAAAACAAATCATATTATTGTATCGAGATAAGCGCTCACCAAGAATGGACAACCGATTCTAATGACCGCCATGCTGCTGCTGATGCTCAAGATGGCGACGCTCATGGGGAAGCGCGACAAAGTAGGAGAAGATCATCCCTCCAATGCAGACATGGAACAGCGGCTCAACAGAACTCGTCTCAATGTACTTGTCGATGTACCGATCCACGGCTTGGTCGGCTGATTTCTTGATGTTTTCCCATGTGAACTTCGGCTTCAAGTATGCCGGAACCTCCCGGAGCTTCATCGATTTGATTTCGTTGTAGAATGCCCTCATCGCCATTGGAGATCGATCCCGAGAGCTTcgcaaaccctaaccctagtttTTCCTCGATCCTTTCTCGTTTGCGAGACCCGGAGAAGTCCTCATCTTAGTCAATGTTTTGCACATAGATccttgaaaattataaaaattactcTTTAATACAATCTTATAAAGGtctgaaaaattatttttttgaacccTGAAACTTTTAATCAAGGTCCTTGaacaagatttttattttttattttttaggcaATAGACTTATATATCagaaaaaaatctcaataaTTTAACTAATATTTATCCTTATGAACTTTAAGTTTAGCATGAGataattattgatttaaaaaaataggtatttaaaaaaaaattatacaattgcagcatttattttcataaatattctCTAAAATCTACAAATTTGATGCATATCAGTTATCACTCTAATTTGCATCCTAACCCCTAAACTCTTTGGATTTACAGAAaactgcaaaagaaaaaaacaatgatcAATATACAAATTCACGGGggcttttataaaaaataccGCTATCCGTCTCGAAAAAGACACGTGTCAACATCTAAGGTCACAGTGTTATCTAGGGATCGAGTTTATCACCAATCGTACGGTTATCCTTGCTTCTTTGTGCTTTTATAAATAGATCACTCGTTCGCCGCTTCACCGGCTCGCCGAGCTTTCTCCGCTTTCTCCAATGGCTCCAATTCTCACCCGAACCCTAAACCTTATCCAATCACCATCTGCACGGCTCCTCACCGTCCGTCGATGCTCCGGTAGGCCGAAGAAGGAGGTGGTGGGGAAGCTCGTGGAGATTGACCTTGAAGAGGAGTCAACTGCGACCTCGAAAGCGGATGTTGAGGTTTTGAGGGTGCGTCGCCTTGAGGATGCTATTCATGGAATCATTGTTCGTAGAGCTGCTCCGGATTGGCTCCCTTTTAGACCTGGGTCGTCGTACTGGGTTCCCCCCAGGCCGACGTCTTTGGGGCTTGTGGAGTTGGTGGAGAAGCTTGCGAATCCGATGTCGGAGGAGGAGCGGTTGTCTTTCTCATCGGT
Proteins encoded in this region:
- the LOC120254465 gene encoding uncharacterized protein LOC120254465, which encodes MAPILTRTLNLIQSPSARLLTVRRCSGRPKKEVVGKLVEIDLEEESTATSKADVEVLRVRRLEDAIHGIIVRRAAPDWLPFRPGSSYWVPPRPTSLGLVELVEKLANPMSEEERLSFSSVRGWPSLDYFVQGDPPHHVKKNIKAVIAQSDDDEG